A window of the Rhodoluna limnophila genome harbors these coding sequences:
- the nucS gene encoding endonuclease NucS, whose translation MRLIIAECSVDYAGRLSAHLPRAKRLLVMKADGSVLVHSDSGSYKPLNWMNPPCVVSFVDPTDDQVSIGVQAVWRVQQVKTDDVLMISIFEVLSEFEHELGEDPGLIKDGVEKHLQELLADQLHLVEEGASLIRREYFTAIGPVDILLRDAAGGVVAIELKRRGDIDGVEQLTRYLELLNRDPLLAPVRGIFAAQEIKPQARKLAEDRGIECLVLDYDSMRGIEDSVPRLF comes from the coding sequence ATGCGCCTAATCATTGCCGAATGCTCTGTTGACTACGCAGGCCGGCTCAGCGCTCACCTGCCGCGGGCCAAGCGCCTGTTGGTCATGAAGGCCGATGGCTCTGTCTTGGTCCACTCTGACTCGGGTTCTTATAAGCCGCTTAACTGGATGAACCCGCCTTGCGTTGTCAGTTTTGTTGACCCAACCGATGACCAGGTTTCCATCGGTGTACAAGCCGTGTGGCGGGTGCAGCAGGTGAAGACTGATGACGTTTTGATGATCAGCATTTTTGAGGTGCTGAGTGAGTTTGAGCACGAGCTGGGCGAGGACCCTGGGTTGATTAAAGACGGCGTTGAAAAGCACCTGCAAGAGTTGCTGGCCGATCAGCTGCATCTGGTTGAAGAGGGTGCCAGCCTGATTCGTCGCGAATACTTTACGGCCATTGGCCCGGTAGACATTTTGCTGCGCGATGCAGCCGGTGGGGTAGTGGCCATTGAGCTCAAGCGCCGCGGTGACATCGATGGCGTTGAGCAGCTGACCCGTTACCTTGAGCTGTTGAATCGCGACCCTTTATTGGCCCCGGTTCGTGGCATTTTTGCTGCCCAAGAAATCAAACCTCAGGCCCGCAAGTTGGCCGAAGACCGCGGTATCGAGTGCTTGGTGCTCGACTACGACTCGATGCGCGGCATCGAAGACTCTGTGCCGAGGTTGTTTTAG
- a CDS encoding NRAMP family divalent metal transporter translates to MRRHAKKHHPVRSEIASSGYFNRLGPGLVTGAADDDPSGIGTYSQAGASAGFGFLWSTFWLLPLAFAVQEACARLALVTGQGLAAIIKSRLPRWVLVLAVVLVAVANTVNIAADLSIMSAALGLLVPINQLFGVVMFAVLLALSELFIPYHRYAKVLRWLTLSLLAYVAVLFVADIDWSAVAVATLLPGFGFEKASIAMLLALAGTTISPYLFFWQAAEEIEERNESGLRVSGVHMRAMRGDVFAGMFTGVFIMFAIMVTAGATLHAQGITQIESAADAAAALAPIAGPYAGLLFLLGILGVGLLSIPVLAGSTAYAVAETFGWRESLELQPRQAKAFYGVIVLSMLVALGLNLVSIPPVNFLILAAVFNGLAAPVLMVIVWVLARDKQLLGRWASPRWSQVLLGFAVLAMFALPVLWLLAP, encoded by the coding sequence GTGCGGCGGCACGCAAAGAAGCACCACCCGGTTCGCTCAGAGATTGCCTCGAGCGGATACTTCAACCGGCTTGGCCCGGGGTTGGTTACCGGTGCGGCTGATGACGACCCATCGGGCATTGGCACATACTCGCAGGCTGGGGCTTCGGCTGGTTTTGGTTTTTTGTGGAGCACCTTTTGGTTGCTGCCGTTAGCATTTGCCGTTCAAGAGGCCTGTGCGCGGTTGGCGCTGGTTACCGGCCAGGGCTTGGCGGCCATTATCAAGTCGCGTTTGCCGCGCTGGGTGCTGGTTCTGGCTGTGGTTTTGGTGGCGGTGGCCAATACCGTGAACATCGCTGCCGATCTTTCAATCATGTCGGCGGCTCTTGGGCTTTTGGTGCCCATCAACCAGCTGTTTGGCGTGGTCATGTTTGCGGTTCTGCTGGCGCTATCTGAGTTGTTCATTCCCTATCACCGATACGCCAAGGTGCTGCGCTGGCTAACCCTCAGCCTGCTGGCTTATGTGGCGGTGCTGTTTGTTGCCGACATCGATTGGTCTGCGGTGGCGGTGGCCACACTGCTGCCGGGCTTTGGTTTCGAGAAGGCATCGATTGCCATGTTGTTGGCTTTGGCCGGCACAACCATCAGCCCTTACCTGTTCTTTTGGCAGGCGGCCGAAGAGATTGAAGAGCGCAACGAGAGCGGTTTGCGGGTGTCTGGCGTACACATGCGGGCCATGCGCGGTGATGTGTTTGCGGGCATGTTCACCGGGGTGTTCATCATGTTTGCCATCATGGTCACCGCCGGTGCCACACTGCACGCGCAGGGCATTACCCAGATAGAGTCTGCGGCTGATGCAGCTGCCGCCCTGGCGCCGATTGCCGGGCCATACGCTGGGTTGCTCTTTTTGCTGGGCATTTTGGGTGTGGGTTTGCTGTCGATTCCGGTGCTGGCCGGCTCTACCGCCTATGCAGTTGCCGAGACCTTTGGTTGGCGCGAGTCTCTCGAGTTGCAGCCTCGCCAAGCCAAGGCTTTTTACGGCGTAATTGTGCTTTCAATGTTGGTGGCGCTTGGACTTAATTTGGTTTCGATCCCGCCGGTCAACTTTTTGATTTTGGCTGCGGTGTTCAATGGTCTGGCTGCTCCGGTCTTGATGGTAATCGTCTGGGTGTTGGCTCGAGACAAACAGTTGCTTGGCCGATGGGCCTCACCGCGATGGTCGCAGGTGCTGCTCGGCTTTGCCGTTTTGGCTATGTTTGCCCTGCCGGTGCTGTGGTTGCTTGCGCCCTAG
- a CDS encoding response regulator transcription factor has product MMTTAQSPGIDFAAIESVLDTLLKSDNASEFCRALVHSELSNANVQGCHMYLLDNSSQLLPVAGYGMVYSSEAPEISAWDETPIAISVRTKTFVFDGHGPANQPVIAIPLLRDSVPLGSLCLVLVDTVKDLPMHEKLIPILGKLGTYCLTNMAIATTKGGLREASGEDLTSRQIRILDFMAEGLVNAEIANKLLVSESTVRQETVRIYRALGVPNRTEAAKKGRALGLIKRPPPPA; this is encoded by the coding sequence ATGATGACTACCGCGCAATCGCCGGGCATTGACTTTGCGGCGATCGAGTCAGTTCTTGACACATTGCTTAAGAGCGACAACGCATCTGAATTTTGTCGGGCACTTGTGCACTCAGAGCTAAGCAACGCAAATGTTCAGGGCTGTCACATGTATCTGTTGGACAACAGCTCTCAGCTACTGCCAGTGGCTGGCTATGGAATGGTTTACTCGAGCGAGGCACCAGAGATCTCTGCTTGGGATGAAACCCCAATCGCTATTTCAGTAAGAACCAAGACTTTTGTATTTGATGGCCATGGGCCAGCCAACCAACCAGTGATTGCAATTCCGTTGCTGCGCGACAGCGTGCCGCTAGGCAGTTTGTGCTTGGTCTTGGTTGACACCGTAAAAGATCTACCGATGCACGAAAAGTTGATTCCGATTTTGGGCAAACTAGGAACCTATTGCCTAACCAACATGGCAATTGCAACCACCAAGGGTGGCCTGCGCGAGGCAAGCGGAGAAGACCTTACCAGCCGCCAGATTAGAATTCTGGACTTCATGGCCGAGGGTCTTGTGAACGCTGAGATTGCAAACAAGCTGTTGGTTTCGGAATCGACGGTACGTCAGGAGACAGTCCGTATTTATCGCGCTCTGGGTGTTCCAAACCGCACTGAGGCGGCCAAAAAGGGCCGAGCGCTTGGCCTCATAAAAAGACCCCCCCCCCCCGCTTAG
- a CDS encoding sigma-70 family RNA polymerase sigma factor, with amino-acid sequence MSDVTPLRPEDANSSEQLANLPEDPFESMLDEESDEDFGYVVTRERAAGPDGRPVKLAEWSAQDFSSIYTRFRPHLERHARRFLNNQSQVDEVVQDAFLYLMVSLPELDSEIGVLRFLKWKTRLLCLDVIRASGKTYLASIDDVAEPASNDPEISSYLEQQDDAAVLRLALSKLNPRHREVLLASIYEEKSTDVIAAQVGLSENATRQLIFRARAAFKKALLGDDIDTNGMSAAAILSVAARKAAYDAKKVGAQAMVFALFLMLAVGAFIQVGGRGTQEANLAEVEAPSATSPDSTNSGATQSATPNTSNSATPIDPTAEPTTQPVPVINTVISLPSTTATPSTEASPSASPSESPFTQAAEAAIFDSSKSEVVFLLANSRPDIQGVNFSGDYIASASQGIYSEFTFDYSGNKQFSNVDVYFLVDALPYLAKTTEIEVISGVDAAGQQHIVFYGAVDKITDRNGAVVNDSTLAKGTIRIELVVNKERTAVVSTHLDLLG; translated from the coding sequence ATGTCAGACGTCACACCGCTGCGCCCAGAAGACGCCAACTCCAGCGAACAACTCGCCAACCTCCCAGAAGACCCATTCGAGTCAATGCTCGATGAAGAGTCTGACGAGGACTTTGGCTACGTAGTCACCCGTGAGCGCGCTGCCGGCCCAGACGGCCGCCCAGTCAAGTTGGCCGAGTGGTCAGCCCAAGACTTCTCAAGCATTTACACCCGCTTTCGCCCACACCTAGAGCGCCACGCTCGCCGCTTTCTAAACAACCAAAGCCAGGTTGACGAGGTCGTTCAAGACGCATTCCTTTACCTAATGGTCAGCCTGCCAGAGCTCGACTCAGAGATTGGTGTTCTGCGCTTCCTTAAATGGAAGACCCGCCTACTGTGCCTAGACGTCATTCGCGCCAGCGGCAAAACCTACCTTGCCAGCATTGACGACGTAGCCGAGCCTGCCAGCAACGACCCAGAGATCTCTAGCTACCTAGAGCAGCAAGATGACGCTGCGGTTCTGCGCCTTGCCCTCAGCAAGCTCAACCCTCGCCACCGCGAGGTTCTATTGGCCAGCATCTATGAAGAAAAATCCACCGATGTCATTGCCGCCCAGGTGGGTCTGTCCGAGAACGCCACTCGCCAGCTAATCTTCCGTGCCCGCGCAGCCTTCAAAAAGGCGCTGTTGGGTGACGACATTGACACCAACGGCATGTCAGCCGCAGCCATTCTCTCGGTTGCTGCCCGCAAGGCGGCTTATGACGCCAAAAAGGTTGGCGCCCAGGCCATGGTCTTTGCACTGTTCCTAATGCTGGCGGTTGGCGCATTCATTCAGGTTGGCGGCCGCGGCACCCAAGAGGCAAACCTTGCTGAGGTTGAGGCCCCATCGGCCACCAGCCCAGATTCCACCAACTCGGGTGCCACCCAATCAGCAACCCCAAACACTTCAAACTCTGCAACACCGATAGACCCAACCGCCGAGCCAACCACTCAGCCGGTGCCGGTTATCAACACTGTGATCAGCCTGCCAAGCACCACGGCAACGCCAAGCACAGAGGCAAGCCCAAGTGCTAGCCCTAGCGAGAGCCCTTTCACTCAGGCAGCCGAGGCAGCCATCTTTGACTCAAGCAAGTCAGAGGTTGTGTTCTTGCTTGCCAACAGCCGGCCAGACATTCAGGGCGTCAACTTCTCGGGCGACTACATTGCCTCGGCTAGCCAGGGCATCTACTCAGAGTTCACCTTTGACTACAGCGGCAACAAGCAGTTCTCAAACGTAGACGTCTACTTCTTGGTAGACGCATTGCCTTACCTTGCTAAGACCACAGAAATTGAGGTCATCTCAGGCGTAGACGCAGCTGGCCAGCAGCACATCGTGTTCTATGGCGCAGTCGACAAAATCACCGATCGCAATGGTGCAGTGGTCAATGACAGCACTCTGGCCAAGGGCACCATCCGCATCGAGCTAGTGGTCAACAAAGAGCGCACCGCGGTGGTCTCAACTCACCTTGACCTTCTAGGTTAA
- a CDS encoding beta strand repeat-containing protein, whose amino-acid sequence MSKNLTRKGLAFGALVALGSSVIAGAPAHAVDNVALAPNSGTSYLTTLAGAFVLKAEFGGAVPTSQLGDLRFKITQTGAKVISAAIGSDLANSGASYTYLTADLDATNASFVTAKLPARSATPVDGEKIASYTEAGAVKLTASGTATASADVTAWLDIDNDGVIDSTEYSSVTRTVTFHKATDLSAVTTLTAPVAGQASLAASTVITPELNSAMLATNAVTVDFAGGNAADGNATFASGKWSATGATTVAGATTYTAQAKVDGTAIGNVASQSVAAVTVATITAAVTDNGDTQDVTPAAGTTNKASKVRAGVKNAEVVLTLKKVDGTAVGAGIPVVVGVDTTVATTPVTAAITVAGTAVSTTIGGDITVNSVTDANGQVKLAVVNQLGTAADKLTFTASAEGISLDTNTGAAAQAFELAWANPAYTAVSTAVGSAVRSIAEGGSTTFNYDVKDNFGTAIGSGARLEFVVAGTASATSYVNLVGGKASITVTDTTANVASAITVDATLQTQDVATSNWTSTAVAAAQQTVNVTSTVAAFDTVPVASSVALSTAATLTASVNNPGAAVTVAANGVTFTVDGVEYANSVTLFSAATTGDISVSAKSNIAGAKTVTYTVGSESKTAVLTVGAAAETAGTNIDLSAVPATIVPGSTLVFTGYLKDVYGNAVDTDQGAGTTPTFSVAYAGPGFIVGGTTPTATDADGKFTFTVILGANDAGSATVTVKYDADGATTTIAEISKSATVSVAKAVTAATAAASGSTGKIYASATNAAGKKVVVKVSGKFVTSFTGTAAKKSVAIAALKGNRTVTIYVGGTLVLTKLVTIK is encoded by the coding sequence ATGTCTAAGAACTTGACTCGTAAGGGTCTAGCTTTTGGTGCACTAGTTGCTCTCGGTTCATCAGTAATTGCGGGCGCACCTGCACATGCTGTTGACAACGTAGCGCTGGCTCCAAACTCTGGAACCTCTTACCTAACAACTCTTGCCGGTGCATTCGTGCTGAAGGCCGAATTCGGCGGCGCTGTGCCAACCAGCCAGCTGGGCGACCTTCGCTTCAAGATCACCCAGACCGGTGCAAAAGTAATCTCGGCTGCAATCGGTTCTGACCTTGCAAACAGTGGAGCGTCGTACACCTACCTGACTGCTGACCTTGATGCTACTAACGCATCTTTCGTAACTGCAAAGTTGCCTGCTCGCAGCGCAACTCCTGTTGACGGCGAGAAGATCGCGTCTTACACCGAGGCTGGCGCAGTCAAGCTAACCGCTTCAGGTACCGCAACTGCATCTGCAGATGTTACCGCTTGGTTGGACATCGACAACGACGGTGTTATCGACAGCACTGAGTACTCATCAGTCACACGCACGGTTACCTTCCACAAGGCAACCGACCTATCTGCAGTGACAACTTTGACTGCACCGGTTGCAGGCCAGGCTTCACTTGCTGCTTCGACCGTCATCACCCCAGAGCTGAACTCAGCTATGTTGGCAACTAACGCAGTAACCGTTGACTTCGCAGGCGGCAACGCTGCTGACGGCAACGCTACCTTTGCTTCAGGTAAGTGGAGCGCAACTGGTGCGACCACTGTTGCAGGTGCAACCACATACACTGCCCAGGCAAAGGTTGACGGAACCGCAATTGGTAACGTTGCATCTCAGTCTGTTGCTGCAGTAACCGTTGCAACCATCACTGCAGCTGTTACCGACAACGGAGACACCCAGGATGTAACCCCTGCTGCTGGCACCACCAACAAGGCTTCAAAGGTTCGCGCTGGCGTAAAGAACGCTGAGGTTGTGCTTACTCTCAAGAAGGTCGATGGTACTGCTGTTGGTGCTGGCATCCCAGTCGTCGTGGGCGTTGACACCACCGTTGCAACCACTCCAGTAACCGCAGCAATCACTGTTGCAGGCACTGCTGTTTCAACCACTATTGGCGGAGACATCACTGTCAACTCTGTAACTGATGCAAACGGCCAGGTAAAACTTGCAGTTGTAAACCAGTTGGGTACCGCCGCAGACAAGCTAACCTTCACAGCATCGGCTGAGGGCATTTCACTTGACACCAACACCGGCGCTGCTGCTCAGGCATTCGAACTAGCATGGGCAAACCCTGCCTACACTGCAGTTTCGACTGCTGTTGGTTCAGCTGTTCGTTCAATTGCTGAGGGTGGATCAACCACTTTCAACTATGACGTCAAGGACAACTTCGGAACCGCAATCGGCTCAGGCGCACGCCTTGAGTTTGTTGTTGCCGGAACCGCATCTGCTACCTCATACGTGAACCTAGTTGGAGGCAAGGCTTCAATCACCGTAACCGACACCACTGCAAACGTTGCATCAGCAATCACCGTTGACGCCACGCTTCAGACCCAGGATGTTGCTACCAGCAACTGGACCAGCACTGCAGTCGCCGCTGCACAGCAGACTGTCAACGTGACTTCAACTGTTGCTGCTTTTGACACAGTTCCAGTTGCTTCATCGGTTGCTCTATCAACCGCTGCAACTCTAACTGCGTCTGTAAACAACCCAGGTGCAGCAGTTACCGTTGCTGCTAACGGCGTAACCTTCACCGTTGACGGTGTTGAGTACGCTAACTCAGTTACTTTGTTCTCTGCTGCAACCACCGGTGACATCTCAGTTTCAGCGAAGTCAAACATCGCTGGTGCAAAGACTGTTACCTACACTGTTGGTTCAGAGTCAAAGACTGCGGTTCTAACCGTGGGCGCTGCTGCTGAAACCGCAGGTACCAACATTGACCTATCAGCTGTTCCAGCAACTATCGTTCCTGGTTCAACCTTGGTCTTCACTGGTTACCTAAAGGATGTCTACGGCAACGCTGTTGACACCGACCAGGGTGCGGGTACAACCCCAACCTTCTCAGTTGCTTACGCAGGCCCTGGTTTCATTGTTGGCGGTACAACCCCAACTGCAACCGATGCTGACGGTAAGTTCACCTTCACCGTAATTCTTGGTGCAAACGATGCTGGTTCAGCAACCGTTACCGTCAAGTATGACGCTGATGGCGCAACCACCACAATTGCTGAGATCTCAAAGTCTGCCACCGTTAGCGTTGCAAAGGCTGTCACCGCAGCTACCGCAGCTGCTTCTGGTTCAACCGGCAAGATCTACGCATCAGCAACTAACGCTGCTGGCAAGAAGGTTGTTGTTAAGGTTTCTGGCAAGTTCGTTACCAGCTTCACCGGTACCGCTGCTAAGAAGTCTGTTGCGATTGCTGCTCTAAAGGGCAACCGCACCGTAACCATCTACGTTGGTGGAACTCTAGTTCTAACCAAGCTGGTTACAATCAAGTAG
- a CDS encoding beta strand repeat-containing protein, producing MSKNLTRKGLAFGALVALGSTLIAGAPASALGQADNTFVSLIPSAGSEYTVLSGNGKTFDLTANESSTVAGGNVSFLVEDTDSKLEPVAANTTNYGFTVDSFAAGTDEVVTINEAGHTLKNGDVVIITGLTTVLDSTNAEAAAASINNAAPYVISDVVANVSFKVTAKSAVAAAIVAADPAGDDAVLFAKPDTGTIELVRSARATNGSFVVNTGVNSASTNETLRLVQGDETTTRTATVTAWVDSNGDREINGTEYASPSRVVTFKKSTEVTATAAIDAPTVGETSIVSHITTTPALNGSQMSNGDVDGYVTFQGSATDFDPANSASVFNSTTRVWDVTYSRSIGIDAIDWTDSSDSSVASTDSAAAHGFAVGETVIIASGDNELNDGTFVITSKTDDTFTYTDATGADTTSDTGTATISIVAGSYSVTPKIGSDKIGSAASVVVGAVKAATGATTVVEGANVNSADNDGSADVTVRAKTLAVSGKWAFKDADKALVSAGRPVKITVTTLTGVTGVKVNGTSVVSGDVVSATTDANGEVVANVTATAAVDGNKLKLTAVAEGVSGTSEYIEWTWSNGTNYLYDLNHADSLYRAISKGGSYTFDFALVDTWAQNLTTGDYRLKVAVGGNTVSETYPALSNGRASVTVTDAQIGTSNVTVDVTVQKKNSSGTWAAGTVDSIVLPSVVNYVLVPTSGTGAVTATSTDVTGDFTTDAFVTGDTRITQAAVSGDGSTGTTGIEITGSVTDSLTGVTRPGAIVTISGDSSLLFVSGAKASTGSISIAASSTGTYSVHVRSNKAQKDTVVTVASLGGTKTIKITFDVALEDTASNLTITAPAQVVPGRTVTVKVALTDKFGNAVITGTGKRTGSTTPSVKVTYDGPGYVTSTIATTTDENGLISFVVLMGAADSGVGTVTAKYDSNGSVADVTGTTVVLSKTATITVGAAAPAAVAAAASGSTGKFFASVSNAAGKKVVVKVSGKFVTSFTGTAAKKSVAIAALKGNRTVTIYVGGTLVLTKLVTIK from the coding sequence ATGTCTAAGAACCTAACCCGCAAGGGATTGGCTTTTGGTGCACTTGTTGCTCTCGGCTCGACTTTGATTGCAGGCGCTCCGGCATCTGCATTGGGTCAGGCAGACAACACATTTGTATCGCTAATCCCATCTGCTGGCTCTGAGTACACCGTGCTATCTGGCAACGGTAAAACTTTTGATCTAACAGCCAACGAATCTTCTACCGTTGCCGGTGGAAACGTTTCATTCCTAGTTGAGGACACAGACAGCAAGCTTGAACCTGTAGCTGCAAACACCACCAACTATGGCTTTACAGTTGACTCTTTTGCGGCTGGTACCGATGAAGTCGTTACCATCAACGAAGCAGGCCACACATTGAAGAATGGTGACGTAGTAATCATCACCGGACTGACCACTGTTTTGGACTCGACCAACGCCGAAGCTGCTGCTGCATCGATTAACAACGCCGCTCCGTACGTCATCTCTGACGTAGTTGCGAACGTGTCATTCAAGGTGACTGCTAAGTCTGCAGTTGCCGCTGCTATCGTCGCCGCTGACCCAGCGGGCGATGATGCAGTCCTTTTCGCAAAGCCAGACACAGGAACCATTGAGCTAGTGCGTTCAGCTCGTGCAACCAACGGATCATTCGTTGTGAACACAGGCGTTAACTCAGCATCAACCAACGAGACTCTTCGTCTTGTTCAGGGTGATGAAACCACCACGCGCACCGCAACTGTTACCGCTTGGGTGGACTCAAACGGTGACCGTGAAATCAACGGCACTGAGTATGCTTCACCATCACGTGTTGTTACCTTCAAAAAGAGCACCGAAGTTACTGCAACTGCAGCAATCGATGCTCCAACCGTTGGTGAAACTTCAATCGTGTCTCACATCACAACCACTCCAGCATTGAATGGTTCACAGATGAGCAACGGTGACGTTGACGGTTACGTAACCTTCCAGGGCAGCGCGACTGACTTCGATCCAGCAAACTCTGCTTCTGTTTTCAACTCGACTACTCGAGTTTGGGACGTAACTTACAGCCGCTCAATTGGTATTGACGCAATTGACTGGACCGATTCTTCTGACTCAAGCGTTGCTTCAACTGATTCAGCTGCTGCCCACGGCTTCGCCGTTGGGGAGACTGTAATTATTGCAAGCGGCGACAATGAATTGAACGATGGAACATTTGTTATCACCAGCAAGACCGATGACACATTCACCTACACTGATGCGACTGGTGCAGACACTACAAGTGACACCGGTACAGCAACAATTTCGATTGTCGCTGGCTCATACAGCGTTACCCCTAAGATCGGTTCAGACAAGATTGGTTCAGCTGCCTCAGTTGTAGTTGGTGCGGTCAAGGCTGCTACTGGTGCAACCACCGTCGTTGAAGGTGCAAACGTAAACAGCGCCGACAACGATGGTTCGGCTGATGTAACTGTCCGCGCAAAGACTCTTGCTGTTTCAGGTAAGTGGGCTTTCAAGGATGCTGACAAGGCTCTTGTCTCAGCAGGCCGCCCAGTCAAGATCACTGTTACTACCCTTACCGGCGTAACTGGTGTGAAGGTAAACGGCACCTCTGTAGTATCAGGTGACGTTGTTTCAGCAACTACTGATGCAAATGGTGAAGTTGTTGCAAACGTAACTGCTACTGCTGCGGTTGATGGCAACAAGCTTAAGCTCACCGCTGTGGCTGAGGGCGTCTCAGGAACTTCTGAGTACATTGAGTGGACCTGGTCAAACGGTACAAACTACCTATACGACTTGAACCACGCAGATTCTCTTTACCGCGCGATTTCAAAGGGTGGTTCATACACCTTTGATTTCGCTCTAGTTGACACCTGGGCACAGAACCTAACCACCGGTGACTACCGACTCAAGGTAGCCGTTGGCGGAAACACTGTTTCTGAGACTTACCCAGCACTGTCAAACGGCCGCGCATCTGTAACCGTAACTGATGCACAAATCGGAACCAGCAACGTAACCGTTGATGTCACTGTTCAGAAGAAGAACTCTTCTGGTACATGGGCCGCCGGCACCGTTGACAGCATCGTTCTACCTTCAGTAGTGAACTACGTTCTTGTTCCTACTTCAGGAACCGGTGCAGTAACCGCAACCTCAACTGACGTTACTGGTGACTTCACCACTGACGCTTTTGTAACTGGTGACACCCGAATCACCCAGGCTGCAGTTTCAGGCGACGGCTCAACCGGTACTACTGGTATCGAGATCACCGGTTCAGTAACCGACTCTCTAACTGGCGTTACTCGTCCGGGTGCAATTGTCACCATTTCAGGTGACAGCAGCTTGCTGTTCGTCTCAGGCGCTAAGGCATCAACTGGTTCTATCTCAATTGCTGCTTCATCTACTGGCACCTACAGCGTGCACGTGCGTTCAAACAAGGCACAGAAAGACACAGTTGTGACTGTTGCTTCTCTGGGTGGCACCAAGACCATCAAGATCACTTTTGATGTTGCTCTTGAAGACACCGCGTCGAACTTGACCATCACAGCACCTGCGCAGGTTGTTCCAGGCCGTACAGTCACCGTGAAGGTTGCACTAACCGACAAGTTCGGTAACGCAGTCATCACCGGCACCGGCAAGCGCACAGGTTCAACTACTCCATCAGTGAAGGTAACTTATGACGGTCCAGGTTACGTAACCTCGACCATCGCTACCACCACTGACGAAAATGGCTTGATTTCATTCGTTGTCCTTATGGGTGCGGCTGATTCAGGCGTCGGCACGGTTACCGCAAAGTACGACTCAAACGGTTCTGTTGCGGATGTAACAGGCACCACTGTTGTACTGAGCAAGACTGCAACCATCACTGTTGGTGCAGCAGCTCCTGCAGCAGTCGCAGCAGCAGCTTCTGGTTCAACTGGCAAGTTCTTTGCTTCAGTTTCCAACGCTGCTGGTAAGAAGGTTGTTGTTAAGGTTTCTGGCAAGTTCGTTACCAGCTTCACCGGTACCGCTGCTAAGAAGTCTGTTGCGATTGCTGCTCTAAAGGGCAACCGCACCGTAACCATCTACGTTGGTGGAACTCTAGTTCTAACCAAGTTGGTTACAATCAAGTAA
- a CDS encoding LuxR C-terminal-related transcriptional regulator, giving the protein MNDNQNLNNDLDHLSVALDVVLQSDSLTDVCRRAVLAPGTNNVFRGCHILSLDVTGQLVPEAYFGAELPSNYLEHAMNAVVTRNLEFAAETETTAASISIPMINNGIPEAVAVLVMEPGTTEQYISPEIVPLISKVAGYHLDEKRASKEARVQTFSGKPSVEEMSTRQVKVLEFMAEGLTNAEIARRLLLSESTVRQESVKIYRCLNTDNRQEAVAQGRALGLISKIQQAS; this is encoded by the coding sequence ATGAACGACAACCAGAACCTCAACAACGACCTCGACCACCTGAGCGTGGCGCTTGACGTTGTGTTGCAGAGTGACTCACTAACCGATGTCTGCCGCCGTGCGGTTCTGGCACCGGGCACCAACAATGTGTTCCGCGGTTGCCACATTCTCAGCCTTGATGTAACCGGCCAGCTGGTGCCTGAGGCCTACTTTGGTGCCGAGCTACCAAGCAACTACCTTGAGCACGCCATGAACGCCGTGGTGACCCGCAACTTAGAGTTTGCTGCCGAGACCGAGACCACCGCTGCATCAATCTCGATTCCGATGATCAACAACGGAATCCCTGAGGCAGTGGCAGTTTTGGTAATGGAGCCAGGCACCACCGAGCAATACATTAGCCCTGAGATTGTGCCGCTAATTAGCAAGGTTGCCGGCTATCACCTAGACGAAAAGCGTGCCAGCAAAGAGGCTCGAGTTCAAACCTTTAGCGGCAAGCCAAGCGTTGAAGAAATGAGCACCCGCCAGGTAAAGGTTTTGGAGTTTATGGCCGAGGGCCTAACCAATGCCGAGATTGCTCGCCGCCTATTGCTGAGCGAGTCAACCGTGCGCCAAGAGTCGGTAAAGATCTACCGCTGCCTAAACACCGATAACCGCCAAGAGGCCGTGGCCCAGGGCCGCGCGCTAGGGCTTATCTCAAAGATTCAGCAGGCTAGCTAA